From Paramagnetospirillum magnetotacticum MS-1, one genomic window encodes:
- a CDS encoding SpoIIE family protein phosphatase, with translation MTIVAVMGGISPQAEQGVRLLGWPLADKPREGVGAVMVRERFSEDCLQDCMLSPWVGGVEMDGSGRHPVGSCFRRHLAEGGIGVSLRSDTAYCADIAHPFALAIGRRLVDSQGLDLEFIIQEMVTNALLHGNLMVGGVDSDEGGGLDGFGERIEEALADPDRAGRRVQISASLVGDRLELAVEDDGLGFDVPGAQFNTRRPHGLSLLETMVSDLRIEEGGRRTIATLLIPTRQLRPEPLGLEAVRVLVVDDNKMNRVLMETLLLRMGVGRVEAVESGEKGLAAIEREKPDLVLLDVMMPGMDGFEMCRRLRRIHPLTELPVIFVTALDGPADRTACFSAGGSDMVAKPMDANEISARVGVHLRLGQAMDRLTAYQERVHDELRAARGAQAALMPTSAELSAIRERLGLVVDGRIESSSELGGDFWTVLPAGQNQIFLLVADFTGHGPVAAFNVFRLHLLLSRLPRQLPSPSALLGYLNLELKAVLRPGQFAAAFAALIDVEAGTLTYAAAASPPPVLLIDGKARFLECDGAPLGAFADAEYEESRIDLPHGAALLAYSDALVESLGSDGTLACDQDTLRDWVLGVQEGHSLADEVLARFREKVPGEPPDDLTLVSIRRP, from the coding sequence ATGACCATTGTTGCCGTCATGGGGGGCATCTCCCCGCAGGCAGAACAGGGCGTCCGCCTGCTGGGCTGGCCTTTGGCGGACAAGCCGCGCGAAGGGGTGGGGGCGGTCATGGTCCGCGAGCGCTTCTCCGAGGACTGCCTGCAAGATTGCATGCTGTCGCCCTGGGTGGGGGGCGTCGAGATGGACGGATCGGGCCGCCATCCGGTCGGGTCATGCTTTCGCCGTCATCTGGCGGAAGGCGGCATCGGGGTGTCGCTGCGCTCGGATACCGCCTATTGCGCCGATATCGCCCATCCCTTCGCCCTGGCCATCGGGCGGCGACTGGTGGATTCGCAAGGCCTCGACCTGGAGTTCATCATTCAGGAAATGGTCACCAATGCCCTGTTGCACGGCAATCTGATGGTCGGCGGCGTTGATAGCGACGAGGGCGGCGGCCTGGACGGCTTTGGCGAACGCATCGAGGAGGCCCTGGCCGACCCTGACCGTGCCGGGCGGCGGGTACAGATTTCGGCCTCCCTGGTGGGCGACCGTCTGGAACTGGCGGTGGAGGACGATGGTCTGGGCTTCGACGTGCCGGGCGCCCAGTTCAACACGCGGCGTCCCCACGGCCTGTCCTTGCTGGAGACCATGGTGTCCGATCTCAGGATCGAGGAGGGAGGGCGGCGGACCATCGCCACCTTGCTCATTCCCACCAGGCAATTGCGGCCCGAGCCCCTGGGGCTGGAGGCGGTGCGCGTCCTGGTGGTCGACGACAACAAGATGAACCGGGTTTTGATGGAAACCCTGCTGTTGCGCATGGGCGTCGGAAGGGTCGAGGCCGTGGAATCGGGCGAGAAGGGGCTGGCCGCCATCGAGCGCGAGAAGCCCGATCTCGTCCTGCTCGACGTCATGATGCCGGGCATGGACGGATTCGAGATGTGCCGCAGGTTGCGGCGGATTCATCCCCTGACCGAATTGCCGGTGATCTTCGTCACCGCCCTGGACGGCCCCGCCGACCGCACGGCCTGTTTCTCGGCCGGGGGCAGCGACATGGTGGCCAAGCCCATGGACGCCAACGAGATCAGCGCCCGGGTGGGCGTGCATCTGCGCCTGGGTCAGGCCATGGACCGTCTCACCGCCTATCAGGAGCGTGTCCATGACGAGTTGCGCGCCGCCCGTGGCGCCCAGGCCGCCCTGATGCCCACCTCGGCGGAATTGTCGGCCATCCGCGAGCGTCTGGGGCTGGTGGTGGACGGGCGGATCGAAAGCTCGTCGGAACTGGGGGGTGATTTCTGGACGGTCCTGCCCGCCGGGCAGAACCAGATCTTCCTGCTGGTGGCCGATTTCACCGGCCACGGGCCGGTGGCGGCGTTCAATGTCTTTCGCCTGCATCTCCTGCTGTCGCGTCTGCCGCGCCAGTTGCCGTCGCCCTCCGCCCTGCTGGGCTATCTCAATCTGGAACTGAAGGCGGTTCTGCGCCCCGGCCAGTTCGCGGCGGCCTTCGCGGCCCTGATCGATGTGGAGGCCGGAACGCTGACCTATGCCGCCGCCGCCTCGCCGCCGCCGGTTCTGTTGATCGATGGCAAGGCCCGCTTCCTGGAATGCGACGGGGCGCCGCTGGGGGCCTTTGCCGACGCGGAATACGAGGAAAGCCGGATCGACCTGCCCCATGGCGCGGCGCTGCTGGCCTATTCGGATGCGCTGGTGGAAAGCCTGGGGAGCGACGGCACCCTGGCCTGTGATCAGGACACTTTGCGCGATTGGGTGCTGGGCGTCCAGGAGGGGCATTCGCTGGCGGACGAGGTCTTGGCCCGCTTCCGCGAGAAGGTGCCGGGCGAGCCGCCGGACGATCTGACCCTGGTCAGCATCCGGCGGCCCTGA